In Apteryx mantelli isolate bAptMan1 chromosome 16, bAptMan1.hap1, whole genome shotgun sequence, a single genomic region encodes these proteins:
- the LITAFD gene encoding lITAF domain-containing protein — MASEKGRTEIPMIMYEPHRGSYVQEPSAPEYCGQEGGYEYPSPPPYSYRETVNLEQPVYLVSQPPVIVAGIFSSKPTSTICPSCRQHITTQVTYRLGKLSCLLCTSLCMVGCCFGCCFIPLFMKIFKDADHYCPFCQFHIYRYKRL, encoded by the exons ATGGCTAGTGAGAAGGGACGTACAGAAATTCCTATGATTATGTATGAACCGCACCGAGGATCCTACGTGCAAGAACCCTCTGCACCAGAATACTGCGGGCAAGAGG GGGGTTATGAAtatccttctcccccaccttACTCCTACCGAGAAACAGTCAACCTTGAGCAACCAG TTTACTTGGTGTCTCAGCCTCCAGTCATTGTAGCAGGAATCTTCTCAAGCAAACCAACATCCACAATATGCCCTTCCTGCCGCCAGCACATTACCACACAAGTCACCTACAGACTGGGCAAACTGTCTTGTCTTCTGTGCACCAGCTTATGTATGGTTGG GTGCTGTTTTGGATGCTGCTTCATACCTCTGTTCATGAAGATCTTCAAGGATGCAGACCACTACTGCCCATTTTGCCAATTTCACATTTACAGATACAAAAGACTGTAA